A region from the Anderseniella sp. Alg231-50 genome encodes:
- a CDS encoding ATP-binding cassette domain-containing protein, with protein sequence MLHINALTYRVEGRLLIDNATVALPAGHTVGFVGRNGTGKSTLLKLILGQIQAESGSCTVPRNARIGTVAQEAPSGSETLIEVVLEADKERASLLAEAETATDPNRIADIQMRLADIDAHSAPARAAAILAGLGFNDAAQNEPCSAFSGGWRMRVALAAALFAEPDVLLLDEPTNYLDLEGVIWLKNYIRTYRHTVLIVSHDRDLLNDAVSAILHLEQCKLTLYQGNYDTFDRIRREKQALQMKMKRKQDDARQHMQAFVDRFRYKASKAKQAQSRLKALEKMQPIADVISDRVSPFLFPEPARPINPPLVRFEKAAVGYEDGKPILRNIDLRIDGDDRIALLGANGNGKSTFAKLLCGRLGVMDGHMRHHKKLNVAYFAQHQLDELNPGQTPYDHFVELMPDATEAQRRSKLGAYGFGAHLTHNKVETLSGGEKARLLFALAAFHGPNILVLDEPTNHLDVAAREALVHALNEYEGAVILISHDRHLIEASVDRLWLVDESTVKAYDGDLDGYAQLVLEKSRTARREARKSARASNPATEPVKSKPAPAKVNLVHLKKQIQQSDSKMLELQEKITILDRALADPQMYAAQPKKAADFAKLRAKLAEDLEATELNWLRMQETFDSASKGPRKSA encoded by the coding sequence ATGCTTCATATCAATGCGCTGACATATCGCGTCGAGGGACGCCTGCTGATCGACAATGCCACCGTTGCCCTGCCCGCCGGCCATACGGTCGGCTTCGTCGGGCGCAACGGCACTGGCAAGTCGACGCTTTTGAAGTTGATACTCGGCCAGATACAGGCAGAGTCAGGCTCGTGCACCGTGCCGCGCAATGCCCGCATCGGAACGGTTGCCCAGGAAGCACCAAGCGGGTCTGAAACGCTGATCGAAGTGGTACTGGAAGCCGACAAGGAGCGCGCCAGCCTGCTGGCCGAGGCAGAAACCGCAACCGATCCAAACCGGATCGCCGACATCCAGATGCGTCTGGCGGATATTGATGCACACTCTGCACCGGCGCGCGCTGCGGCCATTCTGGCCGGCCTTGGCTTCAACGATGCGGCTCAAAACGAACCCTGCTCCGCGTTTTCCGGCGGCTGGCGGATGCGTGTCGCACTGGCGGCAGCCCTGTTTGCCGAACCGGACGTACTGTTGCTGGACGAACCGACCAACTATCTCGACCTTGAAGGCGTGATCTGGCTGAAGAACTATATCCGCACCTATCGCCACACCGTCCTTATCGTCAGCCATGACCGCGACCTGCTCAACGACGCAGTCAGCGCCATCCTGCACCTGGAGCAATGCAAACTGACGCTCTACCAGGGCAATTACGACACCTTCGACCGCATTCGCCGCGAAAAGCAGGCGCTGCAGATGAAGATGAAGCGCAAGCAGGATGACGCGCGCCAGCACATGCAGGCGTTCGTCGACCGCTTCCGCTACAAGGCGTCGAAGGCCAAGCAGGCGCAATCACGCCTGAAAGCGCTGGAGAAGATGCAACCGATTGCAGACGTGATCTCCGATCGCGTTTCGCCGTTCCTGTTTCCAGAACCGGCCCGCCCGATAAATCCGCCGCTGGTGCGGTTTGAAAAGGCAGCGGTGGGGTATGAGGACGGTAAGCCGATCCTGCGCAATATCGATTTGCGCATCGATGGTGATGATCGCATTGCCCTACTGGGGGCAAACGGCAACGGCAAGTCCACATTTGCGAAGCTGCTGTGCGGCCGGCTTGGCGTGATGGATGGGCACATGCGTCATCACAAGAAGCTGAATGTGGCCTATTTCGCGCAACACCAACTTGATGAACTGAACCCTGGGCAAACGCCTTATGATCATTTCGTGGAACTGATGCCAGATGCCACCGAAGCCCAGCGCCGCTCAAAACTCGGTGCATACGGCTTTGGCGCCCACCTGACCCACAACAAGGTCGAAACACTGTCGGGCGGCGAGAAAGCCCGGCTGCTGTTTGCGCTGGCAGCCTTTCACGGGCCGAATATCCTGGTGCTCGATGAACCGACCAACCACCTTGACGTGGCGGCGCGCGAAGCGCTGGTGCATGCGCTTAACGAGTATGAAGGCGCGGTCATCCTGATCAGCCATGACAGGCATCTGATCGAGGCATCGGTTGACCGGCTGTGGCTGGTCGATGAGAGCACAGTCAAGGCCTATGACGGTGATCTGGACGGCTATGCGCAACTGGTTCTGGAAAAGAGCCGGACCGCAAGGCGTGAGGCGAGGAAAAGCGCGCGCGCGTCAAATCCCGCCACCGAGCCTGTAAAATCCAAGCCGGCGCCTGCCAAGGTCAACCTGGTGCATCTTAAGAAGCAGATTCAGCAAAGCGACAGCAAGATGCTGGAACTGCAGGAAAAAATAACCATTCTTGACCGTGCGCTGGCGGACCCGCAAATGTATGCGGCACAACCGAAAAAGGCGGCCGACTTTGCCAAACTGCGCGCCAAGCTGGCGGAAGACCTGGAGGCGACGGAGTTGAATTGGCTGCGAATGCAGGAGACCTTCGACTCCGCCTCAAAGGGCCCACGGAAATCGGCTTAG
- a CDS encoding GFA family protein, protein MVFSGGCQCGTIRYDINSKPVLAYCCHCTDCQRQSSSAFGMSVWFPASAFTLTSGALLTWTTRGDSGNEKTCTLCPDCGTRIYHSFPDQSDTLSVKGGSLDKIHEIDPVAHIWTRSAQPWVLRLIDGELCHETEPENFDHLVARFQRKPD, encoded by the coding sequence ATGGTGTTTTCGGGCGGCTGCCAATGCGGCACAATTCGGTACGACATAAACAGCAAACCGGTTCTTGCCTATTGCTGTCATTGCACTGACTGCCAACGGCAGTCGAGCAGCGCCTTCGGCATGTCCGTCTGGTTCCCGGCGAGCGCATTCACGCTGACCTCCGGTGCATTGCTGACCTGGACAACAAGGGGCGATAGCGGAAACGAAAAAACCTGCACCCTGTGCCCCGATTGCGGCACGCGCATTTATCATTCTTTCCCGGACCAGTCGGATACCCTCAGTGTGAAAGGAGGATCACTGGACAAGATCCACGAAATAGATCCGGTCGCACATATCTGGACAAGAAGTGCGCAGCCATGGGTCTTGCGACTGATCGATGGTGAACTCTGTCATGAGACCGAGCCCGAAAATTTCGACCATCTGGTCGCCCGATTCCAACGAAAACCGGATTAA
- a CDS encoding DUF1194 domain-containing protein: protein MMFLRVLLVLLLTGTAAAQERREAGLELVLLADASGSIDAEELAFQRQGYASAMTDPQVVAAIESSIYGSIAVTYVEWASNTAVVADWMIIESLETAQAFAKALTGPPRQAYGSNAIGGALLDAKKLIEANDIRAPRAVIDFSGDSIRNFSGPPIAVARAEVLAAGITINALPILRPEDGRRAGANLEQEYADRIIGGPGAFMVTAEGRASFAETVRRKLVLEVSGVTPATYSFAANRD, encoded by the coding sequence ATGATGTTTCTCAGGGTTCTTCTCGTTCTCCTGCTTACCGGAACCGCTGCTGCGCAGGAGCGCCGCGAAGCCGGGCTGGAACTGGTACTGCTTGCCGACGCCTCGGGCTCCATCGATGCTGAGGAACTTGCCTTTCAGCGCCAGGGATACGCGTCGGCCATGACCGACCCGCAGGTCGTGGCCGCTATTGAAAGTTCGATTTACGGTTCAATTGCGGTGACCTATGTAGAATGGGCAAGCAATACTGCCGTGGTGGCCGACTGGATGATTATCGAAAGCCTGGAAACCGCCCAAGCCTTCGCGAAAGCCCTGACCGGCCCGCCGCGCCAGGCATATGGCAGCAACGCTATTGGCGGTGCCCTGCTGGATGCCAAAAAACTGATCGAGGCAAATGACATTCGCGCACCCCGCGCCGTGATCGATTTTTCCGGCGACAGTATCCGCAATTTCTCAGGCCCTCCTATCGCTGTCGCGCGTGCAGAGGTGCTCGCGGCGGGCATCACTATCAACGCACTGCCAATTCTGCGCCCTGAAGACGGCAGACGGGCCGGGGCCAACCTGGAACAGGAATACGCCGACCGTATCATCGGCGGTCCCGGTGCCTTCATGGTGACGGCGGAGGGCAGAGCAAGTTTTGCAGAAACGGTACGGCGCAAACTGGTGCTTGAGGTATCGGGTGTGACACCGGCAACCTATAGTTTCGCGGCAAACCGCGATTAA
- a CDS encoding ATP-grasp fold amidoligase family protein codes for MSFMGKLQRYFPLVSVSSSALSHAAIEMHTVYQRYADQIDRPPKPDHLRGVDYYDPDDLRYAIARGADIFRKAHGVMPSLSDPKTYNEKLFWMKVFCDIPQPSPGNKLAVGNFVPSQVAHLVSPVKPVWLSDEISLPRNEDVPPVNYFFKANYGSGNQLRLAFPISENTRRRALSQARRWPRRRDVEGLGEWWYHTYPKEYFLEPSVSDAGSPNEFQFTVLGGRIGFVQHIRDRFESYQRNLYDRNFRPLKLNIDSTAQGEFIPAPAEFAAMCKVAEAIGGQFKYARVDLFLLENGDLKLSEITLCPGNCSGVFDDPDLDRKFADMAEDLTFAR; via the coding sequence ATGAGTTTCATGGGGAAACTGCAGCGGTATTTTCCGCTGGTAAGCGTCAGCAGCAGCGCGCTTTCCCATGCGGCAATCGAAATGCACACAGTCTACCAACGCTACGCAGACCAGATTGACCGGCCGCCCAAACCTGACCACCTGCGCGGCGTGGACTATTACGACCCGGACGACCTGAGGTATGCGATCGCCAGAGGGGCTGACATTTTTCGCAAGGCGCACGGCGTAATGCCGAGCCTTTCCGATCCCAAAACCTACAATGAGAAGCTGTTCTGGATGAAGGTGTTCTGCGACATTCCGCAGCCGTCACCGGGCAACAAGCTTGCTGTCGGCAATTTTGTCCCGTCACAGGTTGCACATCTGGTATCGCCCGTAAAACCTGTCTGGCTGTCTGACGAAATTTCCCTGCCGCGCAACGAAGACGTGCCGCCGGTCAATTATTTTTTCAAGGCCAATTACGGATCTGGCAACCAATTGCGGCTTGCATTCCCAATCTCGGAAAATACCCGGCGCAGAGCGTTGTCGCAGGCACGGCGGTGGCCGCGCAGGAGAGACGTGGAAGGGTTGGGCGAGTGGTGGTACCACACCTATCCAAAGGAGTACTTCCTGGAACCGTCGGTTTCAGATGCCGGTTCGCCAAACGAGTTTCAGTTCACGGTACTGGGTGGCCGGATCGGTTTTGTCCAGCACATCCGGGATCGGTTCGAGAGCTATCAGCGCAATTTGTATGACCGGAACTTTCGGCCGTTGAAACTCAACATCGACAGCACGGCGCAAGGTGAATTCATACCGGCCCCGGCAGAGTTTGCCGCCATGTGCAAGGTAGCAGAGGCAATCGGCGGCCAGTTCAAATATGCCCGGGTCGACCTGTTCCTGCTGGAAAACGGCGATTTGAAGTTAAGCGAGATCACCCTGTGTCCCGGCAACTGCAGCGGCGTGTTCGATGACCCGGACCTGGATCGCAAGTTTGCGGACATGGCTGAGGACCTGACGTTCGCCAGATGA
- a CDS encoding Na(+)/H(+) antiporter subunit D, whose product MIFETFPPALILLFAAFMAVISRPNARAIILLVAPLITLWAIWSLPDGVLITTRFLGYPIEPLEVSPLRRMFATVFTIMAFTGALFSFRTAKTAELGAAFAYASGAVGVSFAGDLITLFIWWEIMAIFSTIVVWCGGTEASRRAGIRYAMMHLLSGILLKIGIEGVYVHTGSLDIEAMLATNLDSWLILIGILINAAAPPFSAWLPDAYPETSPTGAVFLSAFTTKTAVLALILLFPGEQVLIWVGLYMVFYGIIYALLENDARRILAYSIINQVGFMVCAVGIGTELALNGAALHAFAHIIYKALLLMSAGVVLYRTGMRKCTDLGGLFRTMPVTCICGIIGALAISSFPLTSGYTTKTMISVAAEQQHLVFVWYMLAAASAGVFLHAGIKFPWFVFFQKDSGLRPKDAPWNMAAAMIFFAFLCVALGIYADPLYAMLPNAAIVPVYKPEKVVFYLQLLLFSGLAFFLLLNYMKRTLTITLDLDWIWRIAVFRAGDLVYDACTAARSAVEKTVLGFLKTGQERLDELSERDGLILRATSATGLAALYAMVLLTLYILVYYLD is encoded by the coding sequence ATGATCTTTGAAACCTTCCCGCCCGCATTGATCTTGTTGTTTGCCGCCTTCATGGCGGTGATATCCCGGCCCAATGCACGCGCCATCATTTTGCTGGTAGCACCGCTTATCACTTTGTGGGCGATCTGGTCGCTGCCGGACGGTGTCTTGATCACCACCAGGTTCCTGGGCTACCCGATCGAACCGCTCGAAGTCTCGCCGTTGAGGCGCATGTTTGCCACCGTGTTCACCATCATGGCATTCACCGGCGCGTTGTTTTCGTTCCGGACCGCCAAGACGGCAGAACTGGGCGCCGCTTTCGCCTATGCGTCCGGCGCGGTAGGGGTGTCGTTTGCCGGCGACCTGATCACCTTGTTCATCTGGTGGGAGATCATGGCGATCTTCTCCACCATTGTGGTGTGGTGTGGCGGTACAGAAGCCTCGCGCCGGGCCGGTATCCGCTACGCAATGATGCACCTGCTGTCGGGAATCCTGCTGAAAATCGGCATTGAAGGCGTATATGTTCATACCGGTTCGCTGGACATCGAGGCCATGCTGGCCACGAATCTCGACAGCTGGCTGATCCTGATCGGCATCCTGATCAATGCCGCGGCACCGCCGTTTTCGGCCTGGCTGCCGGATGCCTATCCCGAAACCAGTCCGACCGGCGCCGTCTTCCTGTCGGCGTTCACGACCAAGACGGCCGTGCTGGCGCTGATCCTCTTGTTCCCCGGCGAACAGGTGCTGATCTGGGTGGGGCTGTACATGGTGTTCTACGGTATCATCTACGCACTTCTGGAAAACGATGCACGGCGTATCCTGGCCTATTCGATTATCAACCAGGTTGGCTTCATGGTCTGCGCCGTCGGTATCGGGACGGAACTCGCACTTAACGGTGCTGCACTGCATGCATTTGCCCACATCATCTACAAGGCATTGCTGCTGATGAGTGCCGGTGTCGTCCTGTATCGCACCGGCATGCGCAAGTGTACCGATCTTGGCGGCCTGTTCCGCACCATGCCGGTGACCTGCATTTGCGGTATCATCGGCGCGCTGGCTATTTCTTCATTCCCGCTCACGTCAGGCTACACAACCAAAACCATGATTTCAGTGGCGGCTGAACAGCAGCATCTGGTGTTTGTCTGGTATATGCTGGCGGCAGCCTCCGCCGGTGTTTTCCTGCACGCAGGCATCAAGTTCCCGTGGTTCGTGTTCTTCCAGAAAGACTCCGGCCTGCGGCCCAAGGATGCGCCCTGGAACATGGCGGCGGCGATGATCTTCTTTGCCTTCCTGTGTGTGGCCCTGGGTATTTATGCGGACCCGCTTTACGCCATGTTGCCGAATGCGGCAATTGTGCCGGTCTACAAGCCTGAGAAGGTGGTGTTCTACCTGCAATTGCTGTTGTTCTCCGGTCTGGCGTTCTTCCTGCTGCTCAACTACATGAAGCGGACCCTGACCATCACGCTGGACCTCGACTGGATCTGGCGTATCGCGGTCTTCAGGGCAGGCGACCTGGTTTATGACGCCTGCACCGCAGCGAGATCCGCTGTGGAGAAAACCGTTCTGGGGTTCCTGAAAACCGGACAGGAAAGGCTGGACGAGCTGTCTGAACGTGACGGCTTGATCCTGCGCGCCACATCTGCAACCGGTCTGGCAGCCCTGTATGCCATGGTCCTGCTGACGCTCTACATACTGGTCTATTATCTGGATTAG
- a CDS encoding proton-conducting transporter transmembrane domain-containing protein: MIFSEADTILYALIIPLVGAVAIALTGRWPNVRETVTLTTAVCLAVVVWSLVPTLQAGGRPELVLGEMLPGLRIAFKVEPLGMLFAALASGLWIVNSVYSIGYMRGNNEQNQTRFYVCFAIALAAAVGVAFSANLLTLFIFYEVLTISTYPLVAHKGDEATVRSARVYMGILLGTSIGLLLPAMIWTYSVAGTLDFTPGGILEGKIAEPLVGLLLLMFAFGIGKAALMPIHRWLPAAMVAPTPVSALLHAVAVVKAGVFTVTKVFVYIFGIDFLFNQPSHRLIIWMACFTIVVSSFIALRQTNLKRLLAYSTIGQLSYVVLAASVLKPLSEVGASMHMMAHAFGKITLFFAAGAIYVASKKTEITDMRGIGRRMPWTMAAFAVGALSMIGVPPTGGFISKWYILGGAIQDDNYLALATLVASTLLNAAYFLPFIFAAFLYEEDVKPVKQHGEAPWPMVAALTFTALLTFAFFLFHQPIADLEAQILVK; the protein is encoded by the coding sequence ATGATATTCAGCGAAGCAGACACCATTCTTTATGCACTGATCATCCCGCTTGTGGGTGCTGTCGCCATTGCACTGACGGGGCGCTGGCCCAATGTGCGCGAAACCGTAACCCTGACAACAGCGGTCTGCCTTGCTGTCGTGGTGTGGAGCCTGGTCCCCACCCTGCAGGCCGGCGGACGCCCTGAACTGGTGTTGGGTGAAATGCTGCCCGGCCTGAGGATTGCCTTCAAGGTTGAGCCGCTCGGCATGCTGTTTGCGGCGCTGGCGTCGGGCCTGTGGATTGTCAATTCTGTCTACTCGATCGGCTATATGCGCGGCAACAACGAGCAGAACCAGACCAGGTTCTATGTCTGTTTTGCCATTGCGCTTGCCGCTGCCGTCGGTGTGGCGTTCTCTGCCAACCTGCTGACATTGTTCATCTTCTACGAAGTCCTGACCATCTCGACGTACCCGCTCGTGGCCCACAAGGGCGATGAGGCGACCGTCAGGTCGGCGCGCGTCTATATGGGGATCCTGCTGGGAACCTCCATCGGCCTGCTGTTGCCGGCAATGATATGGACATACTCGGTTGCCGGCACGCTGGATTTCACGCCAGGGGGCATTCTTGAAGGCAAGATCGCTGAACCGCTGGTAGGTCTGCTGCTCTTGATGTTTGCCTTCGGCATCGGCAAGGCGGCACTGATGCCGATCCACCGCTGGCTGCCGGCTGCGATGGTGGCGCCAACACCTGTCTCGGCCCTTCTGCATGCCGTCGCGGTCGTGAAGGCCGGTGTATTCACCGTCACCAAGGTGTTCGTCTACATCTTCGGCATTGATTTCCTGTTCAACCAGCCAAGCCACCGGCTGATTATCTGGATGGCGTGTTTCACCATTGTGGTGTCCAGTTTCATCGCGCTGCGCCAGACCAATCTCAAACGCCTGCTGGCCTACTCGACCATCGGCCAGTTGTCATATGTGGTGCTGGCGGCATCGGTGCTCAAGCCATTGTCGGAAGTCGGCGCTTCCATGCACATGATGGCGCATGCCTTCGGCAAGATCACCTTGTTCTTCGCAGCAGGCGCCATTTACGTCGCATCGAAGAAAACCGAGATCACCGACATGCGCGGCATCGGCAGGCGCATGCCATGGACCATGGCGGCCTTCGCCGTCGGTGCCCTGTCGATGATCGGCGTGCCGCCCACCGGCGGCTTCATCTCCAAATGGTACATTCTCGGCGGCGCCATTCAGGACGACAACTACCTGGCCCTTGCCACACTTGTTGCGTCTACCTTGCTGAATGCAGCCTATTTCCTGCCGTTCATCTTTGCCGCTTTCCTGTATGAAGAAGACGTCAAGCCGGTCAAACAGCATGGCGAGGCGCCCTGGCCGATGGTGGCGGCACTGACGTTTACAGCCTTGCTGACATTCGCATTCTTCCTCTTCCATCAGCCGATTGCTGACCTTGAAGCTCAGATACTGGTGAAATAG
- a CDS encoding monovalent cation/H+ antiporter subunit D family protein: MTLYDQLPALVVAVLLFTAPITYMLRLHGFPWFAATAAVVTSFFVACSLAASVIGGETIIYEMGGWPAPYGIVLHIDALSALMTMLITGASSAALIFGYKSLADEVGEETAPAFFAAWLLCTAGLVGMVITGDAFNIFVFMEISSLSTYVLISAGPDRRALISTYRYIVMGTVGATFYLIGVGFLYMVTGTLNTADLAARVGQVEDIRLVLVAAGFVSVGLAVKAAVFPLHSWMPNAYTFAPNAVTVFIAAASTKVSLYVLMRVDYAIFQNSITNHEIQLTFFLVPLGVLALFAGSLLAIYEKNLKRLLAYSSVAQIGYIALGISMTSVAGLTGAIVHMFNHGLIKGGMFMAVACLALRYRTVNVANLAGAGKAMPWTMAAFVVGGLGLIGVPLTPGFISKWYLVLAALAEGWLGALLVAVILVSSLLAVIYVWKVIEVAYFREPRSNAVPVTEEAPLVMLIPTWIVVLTGIWIALDTSVTVGLASIAAKSLLGVAL; this comes from the coding sequence GTGACACTTTATGACCAGCTTCCGGCACTGGTGGTTGCGGTGCTGCTGTTTACCGCGCCGATAACCTACATGCTGCGCCTGCACGGATTTCCGTGGTTTGCGGCAACGGCAGCTGTCGTCACCTCATTTTTCGTGGCCTGTTCGCTGGCTGCAAGCGTCATCGGCGGTGAAACCATTATCTATGAAATGGGCGGATGGCCGGCGCCTTACGGCATTGTGCTGCACATTGATGCATTATCGGCGCTGATGACCATGCTGATCACCGGTGCGTCTTCTGCCGCGCTGATTTTCGGTTACAAGAGCCTGGCCGATGAAGTCGGTGAGGAAACCGCGCCGGCGTTTTTCGCAGCTTGGCTTTTGTGTACCGCCGGCCTCGTCGGCATGGTGATAACCGGTGATGCGTTCAACATATTCGTGTTCATGGAAATCTCGTCCCTGTCGACATATGTGCTGATCTCGGCAGGGCCTGACCGGCGCGCTTTGATTTCCACCTATCGCTACATTGTCATGGGTACCGTGGGCGCCACCTTCTATCTGATCGGCGTCGGTTTCCTGTACATGGTGACGGGAACCCTCAACACCGCTGACCTTGCTGCCCGGGTCGGGCAGGTTGAAGACATCCGTCTGGTGCTGGTGGCTGCAGGCTTCGTGTCTGTCGGCCTGGCGGTCAAGGCGGCGGTTTTCCCGCTGCACTCGTGGATGCCGAACGCCTACACCTTTGCGCCCAATGCGGTAACGGTGTTTATCGCGGCCGCGTCCACAAAGGTGTCGCTGTATGTGTTGATGCGGGTGGACTATGCGATCTTCCAGAACAGCATTACCAATCATGAAATCCAGCTGACGTTCTTCCTGGTTCCACTTGGCGTCCTGGCGTTGTTCGCCGGTTCCCTGTTGGCCATCTACGAGAAAAATCTGAAACGGCTTTTGGCATATTCGTCTGTTGCGCAGATCGGATACATTGCGCTGGGCATCTCAATGACTTCGGTTGCAGGGCTGACCGGCGCCATCGTCCACATGTTCAACCACGGCCTTATCAAGGGTGGAATGTTTATGGCTGTCGCGTGCCTTGCGCTGCGCTACCGCACGGTGAACGTGGCCAACCTGGCCGGGGCGGGCAAGGCGATGCCATGGACCATGGCGGCTTTTGTCGTCGGTGGGCTGGGGCTCATCGGCGTGCCGCTGACGCCGGGTTTCATTTCGAAATGGTACCTGGTTCTGGCCGCGCTTGCTGAAGGCTGGCTCGGCGCATTGCTGGTTGCCGTGATCCTGGTGTCGTCGCTGCTGGCGGTGATTTACGTGTGGAAGGTGATCGAGGTTGCCTACTTCCGTGAACCGCGCTCGAATGCCGTGCCGGTAACCGAAGAAGCGCCGCTGGTCATGCTGATTCCGACATGGATTGTGGTGTTGACCGGCATATGGATCGCGCTTGATACCAGCGTAACCGTCGGGCTTGCATCCATTGCCGCCAAATCATTGCTGGGTGTTGCATTATGA
- a CDS encoding cation:proton antiporter subunit C, which yields MEVLGLYNYFIFAVLLMIGLYCVLARTNIIKSLIGLTIFQSAVFLLYISMDKIDGGTAPIIQEGVENQVFANPLPQVLILTAIVVGISTTALALAVTVRIKEAYGTIEEDKIQEMDREP from the coding sequence ATGGAAGTGCTGGGGCTGTATAACTATTTCATCTTCGCCGTCCTGCTGATGATCGGGCTGTATTGTGTGCTTGCCCGAACCAATATCATCAAGTCTCTGATTGGGTTGACGATTTTCCAGTCAGCGGTGTTCCTGCTGTACATCTCGATGGACAAGATCGATGGCGGTACCGCGCCCATTATCCAGGAGGGCGTGGAAAACCAGGTGTTCGCCAATCCACTGCCGCAGGTGCTGATCCTGACGGCGATTGTGGTCGGCATATCGACAACGGCACTGGCGTTGGCCGTCACGGTCCGTATCAAGGAAGCCTACGGTACGATTGAAGAAGACAAGATTCAGGAAATGGACCGCGAACCGTGA
- a CDS encoding DUF4040 domain-containing protein has protein sequence MMTIVFSLFLLTMLVIVAVAILRTDNLFTAVMLSGIFSLIMAANFFILDAADVALTEAVIGAGISTVLFLGALALTAEYDRSPPVGSWVPLLTSSALGGVIIFATFQAPRLGDPNAIVHKHVAPWYLEKTPELIDVPNVVTAVLASFRGYDTLGEVFVVFIACIGVMSLLGRVRPRRDSIEEGEFDKRSDNLRHHLIPRVVGKMLVPFIVLFGLYVQFHGDFGPGGGFQAGALIAAGVILYSLVEGGARGRELVPEWFSSMLVALGAFTYTSVGVASMAMGGRFLDYSVLSHDPVHGQHLGILIIEAGVGMTVAGVMITIFQAFSRRGIR, from the coding sequence ATGATGACTATCGTGTTCTCCCTGTTTCTGCTGACCATGCTGGTGATCGTGGCTGTTGCCATTTTGCGCACCGACAACCTGTTCACCGCGGTCATGCTGTCCGGTATCTTCTCGCTGATCATGGCGGCCAATTTTTTCATCCTGGACGCAGCGGACGTGGCCCTGACCGAGGCAGTGATCGGGGCAGGGATTTCCACGGTGCTGTTTCTCGGTGCCCTGGCGCTGACCGCGGAGTATGACCGCTCGCCGCCGGTCGGCTCATGGGTTCCGCTGCTGACGTCATCCGCGCTGGGTGGCGTCATCATATTTGCAACCTTCCAGGCTCCGAGGCTGGGCGACCCCAACGCCATTGTGCACAAGCACGTTGCGCCCTGGTATCTGGAAAAGACACCGGAACTGATCGACGTACCCAATGTGGTAACGGCGGTGCTGGCCTCGTTTCGCGGCTATGACACGCTCGGCGAGGTGTTCGTGGTGTTCATTGCCTGTATCGGCGTGATGTCACTGCTCGGGCGGGTGCGGCCGCGCCGTGATTCAATCGAGGAAGGTGAGTTCGACAAGCGCAGCGACAACCTGCGCCACCATCTCATTCCGCGCGTCGTCGGCAAGATGCTGGTGCCGTTTATCGTACTGTTCGGCCTGTATGTTCAGTTCCATGGCGATTTCGGCCCAGGCGGCGGCTTCCAGGCCGGTGCGCTCATTGCTGCCGGCGTCATACTGTATTCGCTGGTCGAAGGCGGCGCGCGTGGCCGCGAACTGGTGCCGGAGTGGTTTTCCAGCATGCTGGTGGCACTGGGCGCGTTCACCTATACCTCTGTTGGCGTCGCCAGCATGGCAATGGGCGGGCGCTTCCTGGACTATTCCGTCCTGTCCCACGACCCGGTCCACGGCCAGCACCTGGGCATCCTGATTATCGAGGCAGGCGTCGGGATGACCGTCGCCGGTGTCATGATCACCATCTTCCAGGCCTTCTCCAGACGGGGGATCAGGTAA
- the mnhG gene encoding monovalent cation/H(+) antiporter subunit G, whose amino-acid sequence MDLLLDIASAVLLLAGGFFVFVGGFGVMRMPEFFTRMHAASLTDTGGAALILIGLMLQGGFTLVPLKLAAIFLFLFLTSPTASYALANAALLSGVKTACRNETGTPLPENDPAIASVTQTAAPAAKDTAGKTVAKKAAKKTATRKPAKKAAKKPAKKPAKKTARKKS is encoded by the coding sequence ATGGATCTGTTGCTTGATATAGCATCTGCTGTTCTGCTGCTCGCTGGCGGGTTCTTCGTTTTTGTCGGCGGTTTTGGCGTCATGCGGATGCCGGAATTCTTTACCCGCATGCACGCAGCATCGCTGACCGACACGGGCGGTGCGGCACTGATCCTCATAGGTCTCATGCTGCAGGGTGGTTTCACCCTGGTGCCCCTCAAGCTGGCTGCGATTTTTCTGTTCCTGTTCCTGACCTCTCCGACGGCATCCTACGCGCTTGCCAACGCGGCCCTGCTGTCGGGCGTCAAGACAGCCTGCCGCAACGAAACCGGTACACCGCTTCCGGAGAACGACCCGGCGATTGCATCTGTAACGCAAACGGCAGCGCCGGCAGCTAAGGATACTGCGGGCAAGACTGTCGCGAAGAAGGCCGCAAAGAAGACTGCCACCCGGAAGCCGGCCAAGAAAGCGGCGAAAAAACCAGCTAAGAAACCGGCGAAGAAAACAGCGAGGAAGAAGTCATGA